A window from Citrus sinensis cultivar Valencia sweet orange chromosome 5, DVS_A1.0, whole genome shotgun sequence encodes these proteins:
- the LOC102630214 gene encoding cytochrome P450 CYP82D47-like, whose protein sequence is MGILVLSQTSAVAAILITLLIILYTSFLVSRNLLRKCIGKKRRGAPEAGGAWPVIGHLHLLRGPEPPYRVFGRMADKYGPIFNIRIGKNPALIVSNWEIAKECLTTHDKVFANRPKTLAMEILGYNFSMFVFSPYGSYWRETRKIATLELLANHRLEKLKHVREYEVKTCLKELYELWHNNKSTNKMLLVEMKKWFADILRNVVLRMIVGKECNSVDSEKWKELLTRFFEMSGKFVVSDALPFLRRLDIGGDERSMKKIAKELDVVVQGWLEEHKRKRDSQEIKKEEDFMDVMLSILGDAEQYLGRDVDIINKAICLALILGATDTTKITLTWVMSLLLNHRDILNKAQNELDIQVGTKRQVNAEDIKNLVYLQAILKEAMRLYPAVPFLFPHESMEECTVNGYHVPAGTQLFINAWKIQHDASVWEEPSKFQPERFLTRHKDIDVKGQNFELLPFGSGRRMCPGVSFALQVMQFTLASLLQGFDFATPSNEPVDMGERLGLTMEKSQPFEVLVTPRLSAAFYG, encoded by the exons ATGGGCATTCTTGTTTTATCTCAAACAAGTGCTGTAGCTGCAATTTTAATCACCCTTTTAATCATTCTATACACGTCGTTTCTAGTTTCAAGAAATTTGCTTAGAAAATGCATAGGCAAGAAGAGAAGGGGAGCACCAGAAGCAGGTGGAGCTTGGCCAGTGATTGGCCATCTACACCTCTTACGAGGGCCAGAACCTCCTTACAGGGTGTTCGGCAGAATGGCTGACAAGTATGGACCAATCTTTAATATCAGGATAGGCAAAAATCCAGCTTTAATCGTGAGTAATTGGGAGATTGCTAAAGAGTGTCTCACAACACATGACAAAGTCTTTGCCAACCGTCCGAAAACTCTAGCTATGGAGATTTTAGGCTACAATTTTTCCATGTTTGTCTTCAGCCCATATGGCTCCTACTGGCGCGAGACACGCAAGATAGCCACACTTGAGCTTCTCGCAAACCATCGGCTCGAGAAGCTCAAGCACGTACGAGAATACGAGGTGAAGACATGTTTGAAGGAGTTATATGAGTTATGGCACAACAACAAAAGCACTAATAAGATGTTGCTGGTAGAGATGAAGAAATGGTTTGCGGACATCCTCCGTAATGTGGTTTTAAGAATGATTGTTGGAAAGGAGTGCAATTCAGTGGATAGTGAAAAATGGAAAGAGCTACTGACGAGATTTTTTGAAATGAGTGGTAAGTTTGTGGTGTCAGATGCCCTACCGTTTTTGAGACGGTTGGATATAGGGGGTGATGAGAGGTCAATGAAGAAGATTGCAAAAGAATTAGACGTTGTTGTTCAAGGATGGTTAGAAGAGCACAAGAGGAAGAGAGACTCTCAggagattaaaaaagaagaagattttaTGGATGTCATGCTTTCGATTCTAGGTGATGCAGAGCAATATTTGGGTCGTGATGTTGATATAATCAATAAAGCTATTTGTTTG GCTCTTATCTTGGGAGCAACAGACACCACAAAAATAACACTGACATGGGTTATGTCTTTGCTTCTCAATCATCGTGATATTCTAAACAAGGCTCAAAATGAACTCGATATTCAGGTGGGTACAAAAAGGCAAGTGAATGcagaagatataaaaaatttagtttactTGCAAGCCATTCTCAAAGAAGCAATGCGTTTGTATCCTGCTGTGCCATTCTTATTTCCTCATGAGTCTATGGAAGAGTGCACAGTTAATGGTTACCATGTCCCTGCTGGCACACAACTTTTTATCAATGCATGGAAAATTCAACATGATGCAAGTGTCTGGGAAGAGCCATCTAAGTTTCAGCCAGAAAGATTTTTGACAAGGCACAAGGATATTGATGTTAAGggacaaaattttgaattgttacCTTTTGGTAGTGGTAGAAGAATGTGTCCTGGAGTGTCATTTGCCCTCCAAGTTATGCAATTTACACTTGCTTCTCTACTTCAgggatttgattttgcaacCCCATCTAATGAACCGGTGGACATGGGTGAAAGATTAGGGTTGACCATGGAGAAATCTCAACCATTTGAAGTACTTGTTACTCCACGTCTTTCTGCTGCCTTCTATGGTTAA